From Melospiza melodia melodia isolate bMelMel2 chromosome 19, bMelMel2.pri, whole genome shotgun sequence, one genomic window encodes:
- the LOC134426746 gene encoding caltrin-like protein 2 yields the protein MKAAAALLLVGMLILWAELPTGSAWSCPPVRFICALHNPPNQCFVDRQCPRGKKCCRTFCGRKCISKPPAIPVTYV from the exons ATGAAGGCGGCAGCCGCCCTGCTCCTGGTGGGGATGCTCATCCTCTGGGCAGAGCTGCCAACAG GCAGCGCCTGGTCCTGCCCGCCGGTCCGCTTCATCTGCGCCCTGCACAACCCCCCCAACCAGTGCTTCGTGGACCGGCAATGCCCCCGCGGCAAGAAGTGCTGCCGCACCTTCTGCGGGAGGAAATGCATCTCCAAGCCGCCTGCCATCCCCGTCACCTACG TGTGA